The Castor canadensis chromosome 8, mCasCan1.hap1v2, whole genome shotgun sequence genome contains a region encoding:
- the Garin6 gene encoding Golgi-associated RAB2 interactor protein 6: MNSQVLLPYYTAQSSPAMGMFNTSMGKLQQQLYKGEYTIFRYAPMFESDFIQISKKGEVTDVHNHARMVTVGIVRTSPSLTLPDVMLLARPAAISDDYARCGLATQERGKKHAQILELTRLLPLKFVKITIHNSYKQQLRLKLATGRSFYLQLCPPSNTRDDLFVHWENLVYILRPSVEAYSHTQIIQAKNTLDIAVFEEKDKNSLVSLCRD, from the coding sequence ATGAACAGTCAAGTTTTGTTGCCTTACTACACAGCACAGAGCAGTCCTGCAATGGGCATGTTTAATACCTCCATGGGGAAACTGCAGCAACAACTGTATAAAGGGGAGTATACCATTTTCAGGTATGCACCAATGTTTGAGAGTGACTTTATCCAGATTAGCAAAAAAGGAGAAGTGACTGATGTGCACAACCATGCCCGTATGGTGACTGTGGGCATTGTTCGCACTAGCCCCAGCCTCACACTACCTGATGTCATGCTGCTGGCCAGACCAGCTGCTATTTCTGATGACTATGCCAGATGTGGCCTTGCCACCCAAGAAAGAGGCAAGAAGCATGCACAGATCTTAGAACTAACCAGGCTGCTTCCCTTGAAGTTTGTCAAGATAACCATCCATAACAGTTACAAACAACAGCTCCGCCTGAAGCTTGCCACTGGCCGTTCTTTTTACCTTCAACTGTGTCCCCCTTCAAATACAAGAGATGATCTTTTTGTTCACTGGGAAAACCTTGTTTACATCCTGAGACCATCAGTGGAGGCTTACAGCCATACCCAGATTATCCAGGCCAAGAATACACTTGACATAGCTGTGTTTGAGGAAAAGGACAAGAATTCGTTGGTAAGTCTTTGCAGAGACTAG